GGCGTCATTCCAATATACAATTATTCGGGTCCAAAACAgccttaaactacataaatttggtatcaaacgacagagaaaaattccacgagtACGAACTCAGGCGCCTTGGGGATTTATTTCGTAGTTATTAGCGGGAATATAGCTAAAAGCTAAAATAGCTatttccggctaaaagaagctgtcaaattttgagatagtgtTGCCAAATGCCAAACTTTTCAAACTTTTGTtcgcactattctcaacaagagaaaatattgttgattttacaatatttcttgattttagagaacaaatatagttcagaatacaataATCGGCAGCCAGAGCAGTCGAATATTCCCTAATTCAataattcagagtaaaatatttggctgaCAGGGtggtcaaacaacgcgccatataaaaaatagcatttgccaacactgaaatctagctttaggCGATTTtctcacttttcaacactgaaatctcgagtagcttaagtcaatgaataataaatttatttacccTGTTGATAGTACGTTGGTGATGGCATTTGCCTAATTGTATATCGTAATCGAATAATAACTACGCTGCGGTTTGTTGTGGTTATCAACATAACGAAAATACgtaaagaaaattgaaaattttaatgtgTGGGTAGATACGACTATGAGAACGGAGTTTTCTCAATGGTGCACAATATTGGACGACTGGCTCCCATCTATGCATTTAATTCTAATGGAAACTGAACAAGAAATTCCATATTTTTTGTGATAAAACTCCAAGTAAGTAGTTGTTCTTGTCACAATTTGGTTGTTGtgcaaaaatgtaaaaaaaaagactgaAATTCTACAGAATTATATTTCATTCATGAGGACAATATCTTCTCCATAATTTCCGGTCCATTTTATGAATGGATTTTATCTTTACGACTTTAAAATCTTTTAGCTCCTTGATATGCAAAAAAGTCAGAGGAAtaagtatatgtacatatttaaaaattttagacATGCATAATATGTTTAAAACTAAAGGGCGAATGAAAACCGAAAGATGATATCAAGTTCAGAATGGGTATAAATAATTGTTATATGGTACATATTTGTAACATTTGTTTGATGttggtgcaaaaaaaaaaaaaaaaaaaaatcttatcATTTCTTGGTAATAGAAGATAAATAAGAAGAACAAAGAAGTTCTTTTATCATGTGAGATGGCCGTGTTGCCCTTACACATTGCTATTTAATGCAAATTTCTATTAGTACTACCCATAACGAAGTCTATAAATGTCAACTTAGTTAATGGAAAGGTTTCAGTTTCAGGCCACAAGCAGCAACATGAAGATCCATGGTATAGTGTGGATACTGTTGACACTAGGGCGACCCCTTTGGGCGAGATTTCAAGTAggtttctatatacatacatatgtacatatgtagtaaagaaaataaatagttttgaTAACATCAAATTCTTTATGTTTTAGGACGGATTCACGTTCAAGACATCCATATGTGAGGGCAAGGATGGTGCCCTATTGCCGATGTTTGGGACATGTCGCGGctattatatatgtaataatGGCAATGCGGTTGTGGGATCCTGTGACGAAATAAGTCGATTCAATCCCATTACTTTGCATTGCGATGAGGCGGATAATGTTGATTGCATGTATGATGATGAGAAGGCAAACAAGCTTACAGTTGATAAACAGGTTGACTCTCAGGAATTTCAAAGCGTGGAAAGTGACGAagatgaggatgaggaggatgacgacgacgaggaAGAAGAGGAGTTGGAACCTGTGACGACTGTCAAGCCAAAGAAACGACCGCAGAAGCAAAAAGCAAACTCCAACAACATTTGTCTGGGCAAACGGAATGGTTATGCTTTGCCAAAAACGGATTCCTGCAGCGATTACTATGTCTGCAAATCGCAGCGGTCCCAACTCCGTAGTTGTCCTGGCCGGCAACAGTTCAGTCCAACTCGTCGTCTCTGCCTGCGAGCAAGTGAAGCCAAATGTCAAGTGTCTGAAGAGCCAAAATCGAGTCCTCCTGTTATGGGTGGCTTCTGTTCGGATGAAAGTGAAAGTGCCCTAGTTCCTCATGCCAATGATTGTAGCAAATTTATGCTTTGCAGTAACATGATGTTTCTGGTTATGGATTGCCCATTTGGTTTGCATTTCAATGCCGAGAATAAACGATGCGATTATCCAAAGATTGCCAAATGTCAAGTGGAtaagcaaaagcaaacaaaatcgaaacaaaaattgCGAAATCGTAAATCGAAAAGGCTTCCTACATTGTAACGTCAGTCtaataaattgttaataaaatcaaaactgatTGAAATTTTAAGCAGATATACGTATTTGGTTTGTTTTAAGTTATctaacataataaaaaaaaagaatgttaAAGATGATTAAATCCATTTATAATTCGAAATATCTATaacatttatttaactttCTGTTATTAAGAGATTTTAGAGGGTCGATGGTTTTATCGATTGTTAAcgatatttgtttttatttttttaaagttgGGCATTTGATTCAGTTTGGTATATCGATTCGGTTTACAATATATTTCGCAATGCTCCTTTGTTATCCAAATGATCCAAATCGATTTCAACTTTTTTAAGGATGGTTGCTTGGTTTCATATCAAGTATAAACTACTCATAATAATCAAGTAACTATATTCAACTGAATAAAAAATTACACTAATTTGCCACGCCAATTGCACGATACTCGGCTCGTATCAATTAATATCATTATCAAGTGTGTTAAATCATTAGACGAATTTACCATTTAATATTGGTGCAAATAATTTTCCCATAACtttattcaaattaaacaCAAAACCAGCATTTAAGCAGCTTcagatatatattttaaaatcagaaaaaaaaaatatataaaaactcAAAAGGATGAGTTGAAGTTTAGCATTCATAGTCGCAgactttatattttggattgAACACCAATCCGCTGGGACAAGAAAGTTCAACCTCACACTCACATTGACACACTATATAGGTTGAACCGCAGGTATCTGCAACTCCGGTAAGCATAACGCCATCTCGTTGACCAACACATCGTCCATGACTCTCACAGTATGTGCCCGAGGGACCAGCAGAGGGGCCACTTGGAGGCAGGCTACCATCATCACAATCGACATTGTAGGGGTAATCGCACTCTCCCTTTTTGGGGTTGTATTGCAGATTGTTGGCACACCTTTGCTCGTACATTATTCCATGAACGCATTGAATAAACGCTGAGCAGTTACCATCGACTGGTCCCTCCCAGTTGTCTGGACGATCACAGCATTCGGGATCACAGGTTTTGTTTAGGCACACGCCATCGCGATCGTATACACATTGGGTCTTGTTGAAATAGGTTCCCTCAGGGCATTTCTGTGTCAgccaattgttgttgttgcaaagCAAGTAACCAGCACAATTCGCAGCATCGACTATTGTGCTTCCCTCAGTACAGGTTGAGTTGTTGCCATTGCATTCACCATTGTCCTTAGTGCAATCCGTACCGTTCCACCAATCATTGACATCACAGGACTTTGTTTCATACTTTCCATTGATACATTCAAGATACTGGGCACAGTTGTCCTCATCAGATGTTTTGGTGCCATTAACACAATTCACGCAAACTCCTTTGGTATCAACTATACATGTTTTATATGTTGCGTTGAAGTAGGTACCTTCAGCACAACTCTTGTTGATCCACTCGTTATTCTCACATTGCTGATAACCAGCACAATCCAAAGGATTTGCCTGTAGAGTTCCATCTTTACATGTTGAGTTGTTGCCATTGCATTCACCATTGTCGTAAGTGCAATCCGTACCGTTCCACCAATAATTGACATCACAGGACTTTGTTTCATACTTTCCATTGATACATTCAAGATACTGGGCACAGTTGTCCTCATCAGATGTTTTGGTGCCATTAACACAATTCACGCAAACTCCTTTGGTATCAACTATACATGTTTTATATGTTGCGTTGAAGTAGGTACCTTCAGCACAACTCTTGTTGATCCACTCGTTATTCTCACATTGCTGATAACCAGCACAATCCAAAGGATTTGCCTGTAGAGTTCCATCTTTACATGTTGAGTTGTTGCCATTGCATTCACCATTGTCGTAAGTGCAATCCGTACCGTTCCACCAATAATTGACATCACAGGACTTTGTTTCATACTTTCCATTGATACATTCAAGATACTGGGCACAGTTGTCCTCATCAGATGTTTTGGTGCCATTAACACAATTCACGCAAACTCCTTTGGTATCAACTATACATGTTTTATATGTTGCGTTGAAGTAGGTTCCTTCAGCACAACTCTTGTTGATCCACTCGTTATTCTCACATTGCTGATAACCAGCACAATCCGAAGGATTAATCTGTTTGTCTCCGTCTACGCATGTTGAGTTGTTGCCATTGCAAACCCCATCGGTATCAAATATACATGCTTCATATGTTGCGTTGAAGTAGTAACCTTCAGGACAAGATATGTTTAACCACTCGTTATTCTCACATTTCTGATAACCAGCACAATCCAAAGGATTTGCCTGTAGAGTTCCATCTTTACATGTTGAGTTATTGCCATTGCATTGACCTTCATCTCGTTCACATGCTCTGCTCTCTGCGTTCCAGTAATCGCCAGTTGGACACGATTTTGTTACATATTTGCCATTGCTGCAAACACGATATTTGGTACAGTCATCGAGATCCTCTTTAGTGCAGCCCTCAACGCAATTTAGGCAAACGTTATCGTCATCTTTCGTACATATGCCATTGTGGAAATAGTAACCTTCGGCACAAGCCACGGGTACCCAATCGTCGTTCACGCATTTGAGGTAGCCAGCGCAATCCGAGGGATTCTCTTTAATAGTACCCTCCTCGCAGTTTGTATTACCGCCAATGCATTCACCGTTATCCTCTTTGCATACTCCTTGGGTGGCATTCCAATAATAATTATCTTCACAAGATTTCAAGACAAATTGTCCGGTGCAACAGACATAGTATTGGGTGCAATCATCCTCATCAGCTTTGGTTTCACCATCTTTGCAGCAATCCTCTGCATGCAGTGATCCTATAAATAACGAAAGTGCCAAACACAGGGAGAGCACTGGAAAAAGAcgtaacacacacacacacacacacataaagaaaaatgaaaaaaaagcaaacatttcGCTGTCTTCTGAAAGTTTCTTACCATAGTGCGGCTTCATCTTAGCGTTGAGATATTCAAACGTTAACTGAAGCATCACTGGGCAACATATCACCTTTTATATTTTCCGGCaattaaaataatgaaatgtTTCATCTACAAGTCGCATGTGCCGTTGATAAAGCGAAGGCATTTCAGTGATACCATCTAGTAGTAGCATGGCATATAGTAGTTAAACGTGCTACAGATTTTTAtcgtcaattttttttttgtttttatatataaatagcaATATTTGCCACAAGAAATCAAAGAttacaaaaaagaagaaaaaaaaaaaaaacaaaccaactaaaagaaaggaaaacaaaatattaaagtgatGTTGCtgcttagtttttgttgcgatttttgtacaatttttaTGTACTTTAATTTCCTTTCAGGCGGTAGAGTCTTAGAGACGTGTGCCCCCGTTCGTTTCGTTTTCGCACAGTAACAATCATCTTAGTATCTCACGGAATTCAGGGTTAAAGAGAATAGTAGCGCTCCCCACATTTTCGCCTTGTTTCgaataaaacaaacaatgaATGAACAAATTTGAGTATTTTTGTtcttacatatatttaataaaacagaaatatgtttataaaatGCCAATATATCTATGGGTTTGAGTTTCAAAGAAAACATTGGAAAAATCGAAGAAAACATTGAAATAATCTAAacatttatagttttttttagaTGAATTGTATGTGTGTCCAGTTCAACAATAAGGATGATTAATGTTGGAGTCCCAGGATGTAGTTATCATCTCCACCGATGGCCAcagtatacatatacatacaactATATTTACTACTATataataagaataataatagaaaCATTTTCTGCTTAAAGACTTAATATATATCGTGATATTCGTTTAATGGTTGTCGCTTTTCCCAAAAGAAACGATTATAAGTAGTTTCACTTATTTAGTTATATCTTTAGATATCAGCCAATTAGGCTGATGTTGTCAGAAGAGTTCGTCAAACTTAACATTGAAGGGTTTTCCGAGCGATGCTGTTAATTATCTCACCTTGGATTCGCAGACTCTTCCGACATATCTGAACCCATTTTAAGTATAAAAGGCCGCCTCATTTGTTCGGAAATGTCTTCTGAATAATactttcaaaaaatttgtttttcaataaTAACAGTTTAAGTGAAAAGTCTCAATGAATATATAACTTaacaaaattttacaaaatactTGTCAGACTAAAACaagtttttataataaatgaaataatagagGACTTTGAACCTATAGTAAAACCATAAAAAACTATAATCAAAACTAATAACataaaaatcttataaattagGAAGATTTATAAGCCGGCTAAAACCAAGTTTTAATTAGCATAAAACTTGAGTTATGAGTTATGCAAAAATTAAAGCATATCCTGATCCAATTTTCAGGGTTTAATATTGGGAATTGGAATTTATTAGTTCAATCTTCTATATGTCATTCGACGGGAAATTCACACACCCACAGAcacaacgctacatgaactgtatgagTATGCGTGCGGTGCTTTACTTAGGGAATAGTAAAAAaagtaataatgttttgtttgtgtattgatgaattgagttgcagggaaacaaattttaaaatgtaaaaaaattattgccaaagactgcaagggtatataaacttcggcattgtcgaagttagcttctttgatattttatattaaaaaagaattacatatgtatttatgaactatgtatgtattttttgcattttagtAGACTATTTCGACAAGTGTATTGTCTCTTGTGTAAAAACTTTAAAGTGATAACAAGTTAGCGTCTTATTAAATGTACATTGTACTTTTTGTTGCACAATTGGAGAATCAAATGTGAgaattaatttgaatttattctACATTATTTGAATACTCAATTGATTCTGCAAGGAATTTCTTATTGCAGGAgacagtgcgattgttacagaGGTTTTCTGTAATGAGCGGTTTTTAGGACTTTCAAATactttcaatattttattgtttacttGTTTTATATAAGGAATTTTGTAATTGATGGTATTTACATTCAAATTAAACCTTTAGTGGACcacaaaatacaaattgaGCACTATAATTAGTGATGGTTTATTTTCGATACAGGGAAAACAAATCGATATTGGGTTGTCCTCCCGcgacaataataataaataaaataaatttaaaatagaagaaaaataattaaattcatAAAGAAACGGTAGTGAAACTTAAGCTTTCATACCGTTTTAATCGGGGTAATAGTTGTTTAAAACTTTTTGACTTGCCTAAAGACAATCCGATGTGTTTAAACATATTATAGGTTGCCTGTGAACCAAGCAGGAATAGAtccttttcaaaaaaaaaaatagaaatttgattttttaaagaaaaattaagtATAGCCaattcttgttgttgtaaaAAACTTCTTCATAGAATTTACCAAAAAATCATCGAACAAATCAGCAAATTCACAATTTAAACAATCGTGAGAAAAGGCTTCAACACTAAAATTTGAACTGAATGCTCCTACAAGACCTATTTACAAGATCTCTTCCGAATCGTTTTCAAATTAGGAACCGAAGTAAAGGTATAAAACatattcaacaaaaaaaaaaaaaaaaatgaggaTATGCCGGGATTTCCAATCATTATTCGTTTTGGTGTAAGGTTTCATGGTAAAACCATGAAGACAAAGTTAATTCACTTGAAAGGAACCAAGTTtataaaaaaaggtaaaaaaataaataaatagcaCAGATTTCATTAAGTTAGTTGTCTACATTTTGTTATAGTTTAAATGTCTTACAAAATCATGCTTTTGCAAAgtgaaaaaaccaaaaaaaaacattaaaaagcatttgaatttatttcatttaaattcacAAGGTGactactaaaaaaaaaaaaacatcgcAGTAAACATTAACCAAGAGTTAGCCACATACGAATGCTTTAAACaagtttgaaattttattgacaTTATAACAGTACTTTCTGCCTTAATCGAGGAAGGAAAATGATATTTTGGTGAGATTGATAGCGAAGAGGAGTACAGCTTTTCATGTCCCCCAAAAGTAGCAGTGATTGCCCATTTGGACCCTATCCCATCGTCGGTGAGTAGGGCCTACAGTTATTATAGTCACgcaatattaaaatattaaggAAAAAACGATCgatgaatattttataaatgtttttgaaTTAGAGGGagtaaaaatgtaaaaatgttttatgaGATGTTTTTCAAAAGGGAAAAATTAAGATTTTAAAACGTTGATAAGAACTTTtgttaaaataaggaaaaattGATTCAGTTGTTATCCAAACAGAAGGAAGTGACTGAATGAGGAAACCTGTGAGTCGTCCCAGTATTTATACCCTTTCCGAAACAAATTTCCCCATGGCAACttgataaaaatgaaaattttaagTATTATGCCACACTGGCAATTTTATCGATAACTAATTTCCTAATAGCAATAGGGATGAAATTAACACTGGACTTGAAACACTGATTTTCAGTGGCGCCATTTCaaacacaaaattaaattCCACAACAGTTAGTGTTTTGGTTTACTGAAAAATAATACGAGACTGGGTCCAAGAAACATTTAAGGCCAACTTCTTAAGCTTTTCAGTCATCTGAACGatatttgtacatacatacatttgtacatacatttgtgGTGTTCTTTTTTGGCCCATTTAATCGGTCTATTGATGTTCACATTATCAGtgatttatttgaaaatatcaATAAAAGTAAGTGAAGTACATAGAAGCTGCCCTTTGGGATGGTGGAAGGAATGTAAACATTTTGTCAATTCAAAACCTTTTGGACCTTTCATTTTTGAACGGCATAAGCcgttttaataaatttcaattatttaaatacctatgtatatatgtatgtactatgtatataaaagCTTTTAAAGACTTTGTTACCAAATGGCATGCCACGTCTTTGGATATTCGGCCCAGTATAATTTGGCTACGGGAATTTATACTTTACTCTAAACAGAAGAGTACTTAAGTGCTCGTGTGGTAAAACTGTTTTATGAGACCCATAAGGGATTAGACTATAAGGGAATAgaattatttttcaaatacaatAGAATTAaggttaaaaatatttatttgattttcaatttcaatgtcCCACACCTTTCATACTCAGAGTGTGCACACCACTTTCTCCGGATAGTTGCAGGTCATGAGGTCTTGATCCCAGTAGAGATTATCGTCACAGGGCATTTCCACCTCGCATTCACATTGGCAGACTACATATTTATTGCAACTGGTAACTGACGGCAAGTAGGTTCCTTCGCGTTTTCCCAAACAGCGACCGTTACTCTCACAGGCAATGCCCGATGGTCCGGCAGTTTCTCCCGACGGTGGCACATAATCCCATTCGCAATCCACATTCTGTGGATAATCGCATATTTGCGATTCGGAATCATATATCAGATTATTGGGGCAATCCTGCTCGACAGCGCAATTAAAATTGCACTTGTAGAACTTATTGCATGTACCATTTACGGGAAAGAGTGTTCCCTCCTCTTGATTCTGGCATACggtgcttgtgctattgcatACGACGACTGGCACATAGCCATCGGGATAATCGCATTCATCTGATGTGGCATTGTATACCAAATCACCGGGACAAATGATATCACTGGTGGCATTCACATCACTCACACTATCCCAATCCCAATCGCATACTTGGGCTGTTTCATTGAATTTGGTGTACTCGTCGCACGGCATGGCGATGGGGCACTGACACTGGCATACCAAATAGCCATTTGTATCCGGATTGGCAAACATTTTGCCATCAGGCTGTTTGGCGCAAACGCTCTGATTGCTGCATGTGGTGCCCGAAGGTCCGACTATGACATCATCATCGGCTTCATCGCCACTGGCCTCGAGCGGGGTACAGTCAACCATATAGGCATGATTGCATAAATTATATGTGGGATCGAAGAACAGGCTACCGGGACAGGAGAACTCCTGGACACAGCCGTGGGCGCATTGGATAAACTTGCCACATTCCCCATCAATGGGCAACATGTCGCCATCTGTCTTGTTGGCACAATCTGCACGACTATCTGAGCAATACGCTGGAACCTTACCAGCTGGAGTAGTACTTGAGCTGATCGAATTATCAGTAGTTGTAGTTCTAGGTGTAGTTGTTATCTCGGGATCATCGGTTGCAATTGGCACAGTTGTATCGTCCTTATCGTCGGGAGCACAGGGTGTTGTTGTTTCTACATCGTCTTTGTCATTGCCAttgtcattgtcattgtcatCGTCATCCACATCCAAATCCAAATCATTGCATTCATCGACACAACAACTGCAGGTGCATTTATCATCGGTAGTAGCAAAGGCCGACAGGCCTAAACAATTGGCACGCCATTGAAAATCACATTCACCGAGCACACGATTGAAATGCAGGCCGCGAGGACAACTGCCAATGGAGGCCACCTCCCGGTCTTGGCATACAACAAATCGTCCACAATGGCTGGACAAAGGTAAACGCGAACCGTCCGCTTCCTGTGAGCAAATATCTACAAGCTCACCCAGAGCCAATTGAAGGCCAAGTACCAATAATAGCTGGCAGAACCAGGAACCTAATAGAAAAGACGGctcaattatttaaatttatgcatcaaattcattcattcctTACTCTCTTTCCGCATTGTGAGTAGGCCAAAAATTCACCAATAACTAAGCTATAACCTAGCCTAGGCCATGGCATTTATGCCAGTCGCAATGTATCAAATCAGTAGTCAATCTTTAAGTCGACTACTGATTTGATTCTTTACCATTTCATTTCAACGTCTTTCTTATCGCCTCGTGTAATTGGAAATATTCGGGGCCTAAACTGCTGAATGAAGAGGAAACTTCACGACAGCTACCTAATTTATGTTCTTTGCCGCACACTTATCAACGATAAGACGGAGGCAGCCAACACCTCCTCTGTCCCCTCTGTCCACCTCATCCATTCTATTACTATCGAGCACTCTAGAGCTCTTTGCCTGGTAATCAATGCTCGATCACATTATTGATACTTGAAATTAAAAGGCGCTTCAAATTAACCGACAGCGCACTGAAATACCATCAAGTTTCATTCTTAAACTTGAACAGATACACACTTTAACCAAAAAGCTCTTAACACATGTTGAATGTAgatgtaaaaataaataatgataAGGTAATATCCTCTTTAAGGTTTAAAGAACTTGTCCAATTAGAATCACTTATCATGAGCATCTATGTAATTCTAATCAAGAAATTAGAATACCCACTACAAGAGTATCATAAACAATGAACATTGTTCCCATATGCATATATGAGagtataaatgttttttttttttttttttgtatttatatttagaGTCTGGCATTCTCGGAATCGAACGCAATCGCACTGATATGAAAAATCCCGATAACAATATGATTTTGCTGAACACAACTCtaacaagaacaaaaaccagcaaacaaaaaaaaaataatatcaaaGAAACCAACATCGGCTTTACCGAAGTTAATATACCCTTGGAGTTATTAGCActaaattttgaaatgttttaaacTTCTTTTGTGTTCCAAGGCCTTCAAGCTTTTACACTATACCTTTCAATATCGCTGTACCCGTCCATTTCCATCTCCTTTGGTTTCGAGCAATGACGTAGTGGGTTGCTGGCAGCGCTGTCGGTAGCGTTTGGGCAGAGCTAATTTGTATCGACTATAATTTGACTTTACTCCCACTCCTTCAACGATTTTTCGTATAGCATTTAAAGATATAGTGGTCTGATGCggatgattttcatacttgatcTCAGCCAGGCAATAAATAGCTTAAATGCTATGTTTTATCCTAATAGCTTTGAAATTGGCGAAGAAACATGCATACGCACCGatagacggacagacagatgTACgtacagacagacagacaatgtatatcgactcagcttctcatgctgatcaacaatatacatatgtatttactttATGTGCTCGGAAACAtatccttctgtgcgttacaagcatctgactaattttataataccctctgcaagggtattaaaaatAGACTGAGTAAAATTACATAACATAAAACGACATTATATTTATTCACATgaataaaagtaaattaattCATAGCCCCATGTGGATTTTAGTGGTTTT
The sequence above is a segment of the Drosophila willistoni isolate 14030-0811.24 chromosome XR unlocalized genomic scaffold, UCI_dwil_1.1 Seg143, whole genome shotgun sequence genome. Coding sequences within it:
- the LOC6645444 gene encoding probable chitinase 10 codes for the protein MKIHGIVWILLTLGRPLWARFQDGFTFKTSICEGKDGALLPMFGTCRGYYICNNGNAVVGSCDEISRFNPITLHCDEADNVDCMYDDEKANKLTVDKQVDSQEFQSVESDEDEDEEDDDDEEEEELEPVTTVKPKKRPQKQKANSNNICLGKRNGYALPKTDSCSDYYVCKSQRSQLRSCPGRQQFSPTRRLCLRASEAKCQVSEEPKSSPPVMGGFCSDESESALVPHANDCSKFMLCSNMMFLVMDCPFGLHFNAENKRCDYPKIAKCQVDKQKQTKSKQKLRNRKSKRLPTL
- the LOC6645636 gene encoding neurogenic locus notch homolog protein 1 translates to MKPHYVLSLCLALSLFIGSLHAEDCCKDGETKADEDDCTQYYVCCTGQFVLKSCEDNYYWNATQGVCKEDNGECIGGNTNCEEGTIKENPSDCAGYLKCVNDDWVPVACAEGYYFHNGICTKDDDNVCLNCVEGCTKEDLDDCTKYRVCSNGKYVTKSCPTGDYWNAESRACERDEGQCNGNNSTCKDGTLQANPLDCAGYQKCENNEWLNISCPEGYYFNATYEACIFDTDGVCNGNNSTCVDGDKQINPSDCAGYQQCENNEWINKSCAEGTYFNATYKTCIVDTKGVCVNCVNGTKTSDEDNCAQYLECINGKYETKSCDVNYWWNGTDCTYDNGECNGNNSTCKDGTLQANPLDCAGYQQCENNEWINKSCAEGTYFNATYKTCIVDTKGVCVNCVNGTKTSDEDNCAQYLECINGKYETKSCDVNYWWNGTDCTYDNGECNGNNSTCKDGTLQANPLDCAGYQQCENNEWINKSCAEGTYFNATYKTCIVDTKGVCVNCVNGTKTSDEDNCAQYLECINGKYETKSCDVNDWWNGTDCTKDNGECNGNNSTCTEGSTIVDAANCAGYLLCNNNNWLTQKCPEGTYFNKTQCVYDRDGVCLNKTCDPECCDRPDNWEGPVDGNCSAFIQCVHGIMYEQRCANNLQYNPKKGECDYPYNVDCDDGSLPPSGPSAGPSGTYCESHGRCVGQRDGVMLTGVADTCGSTYIVCQCECEVELSCPSGLVFNPKYKVCDYEC
- the LOC6645637 gene encoding chondroitin proteoglycan 2, with amino-acid sequence MRKESSWFCQLLLVLGLQLALGELVDICSQEADGSRLPLSSHCGRFVVCQDREVASIGSCPRGLHFNRVLGECDFQWRANCLGLSAFATTDDKCTCSCCVDECNDLDLDVDDDDNDNDNGNDKDDVETTTPCAPDDKDDTTVPIATDDPEITTTPRTTTTDNSISSSTTPAGKVPAYCSDSRADCANKTDGDMLPIDGECGKFIQCAHGCVQEFSCPGSLFFDPTYNLCNHAYMVDCTPLEASGDEADDDVIVGPSGTTCSNQSVCAKQPDGKMFANPDTNGYLVCQCQCPIAMPCDEYTKFNETAQVCDWDWDSVSDVNATSDIICPGDLVYNATSDECDYPDGYVPVVVCNSTSTVCQNQEEGTLFPVNGTCNKFYKCNFNCAVEQDCPNNLIYDSESQICDYPQNVDCEWDYVPPSGETAGPSGIACESNGRCLGKREGTYLPSVTSCNKYVVCQCECEVEMPCDDNLYWDQDLMTCNYPEKVVCTL